Proteins from a single region of Oncorhynchus tshawytscha isolate Ot180627B linkage group LG03, Otsh_v2.0, whole genome shotgun sequence:
- the LOC112226978 gene encoding phospholipase A2 inhibitor and Ly6/PLAUR domain-containing protein-like, giving the protein MITDKCCNSTHPISFHLLQLQIKMHLIVPILVSVLLPKAYSLKCFECTPGESGTCTNKQTDCFNSAQCGISRIISYTGDRKVLDMNAKSCTVSGECLSTSVNFGITRTTIASKCCNTDLCNSQSVPESTKDLPNGKTCFTCIGTDCMSTLSCLGDEDHCISTTVNTGGGNISMKGCASKSICTGDVSRALGSTMSMVLKCCEGNLCNNAQSIGLSLLILVTYMVSVTLFY; this is encoded by the exons ATGATAACAGATAAATGCTGTAACTCGACACACCCTATATCATTTCACCTCCTTCAGCTCCAAATCAAAATGCACCTTATTGTACCCATCCTCGTGAGTGTGCTTCTTCCCAAAG CATATTCACTCAAATGCTTTGAGTGCACACCAGGAGAATCAGGAACATGCACCAACAAGCAGACTGACTGTTTTAATTCAGCCCAATGTGGAATCTCGCGGATCATATCCTATACGG GTGATAGAAAAGTATTGGATATGAACGCGAAGTCTTGCACGGTGTCTGGTGAGTGTCTCAGTACATCAGTGAACTTCGGAATCACGCGCACAACGATCGCCAGCAAATGCTGCAATACGGACCTCTGCAACTCCCAAAGCGTCCCTG AGTCCACTAAAGACCTTCCTAATGGCAAGACATGCTTCACCTGTATCGGAACGGACTGCATGAGCACTCTGAGCTGCTTGGGAGACGAGGACCACTGCATCTCAACAACAG TGAACACGGGTGGCGGGAACATATCAATGAAGGGATGTGCCTCCAAGAGCATCTGTACGGGAGACGTGTCACGAGCACTGGGGTCCACCATGAGCATGGTGTTGAAGTGCTGCGAGGGCAACCTGTGTAACAACGCCCAGAGCATCGGACTGAGCCTCCTGATCCTGGTGACATACATGGTCTCTGTCACCCTGTTCTACTGA